A single genomic interval of Aureliella helgolandensis harbors:
- a CDS encoding phage protein Gp36 family protein yields the protein MPDPLVPYATGDDLIKRYDIDLIGDLCQDTREELDWHSDITELTEHVNVVSALEDASGEIDVSMQAGGRYTPEQLMLLITPVEAVDTNNSKKHLIRITCAIAMSILVERRLERVSMETADWLRKAAKAFLDQLRRGENVFGIPAAVDAGTIHIDTVSSVHIENLNLLPGRMSNYFPGTAQRTPRVN from the coding sequence GTGCCAGATCCATTGGTTCCCTACGCTACTGGCGATGATCTCATTAAGCGATACGACATCGACTTGATTGGGGACCTCTGCCAGGACACGCGGGAGGAGCTCGACTGGCATAGTGACATTACCGAATTGACCGAACACGTGAATGTTGTCTCGGCGCTCGAGGATGCGTCTGGTGAGATTGATGTGTCGATGCAAGCTGGCGGGAGGTACACACCCGAACAGTTGATGTTGCTGATCACGCCAGTAGAGGCCGTCGACACGAACAACAGCAAAAAGCATTTGATCAGAATCACATGTGCCATTGCAATGAGCATTCTGGTTGAGCGAAGGCTTGAGCGTGTGAGTATGGAGACAGCCGATTGGCTCCGTAAGGCAGCCAAAGCGTTCCTTGACCAGCTGCGACGCGGAGAGAATGTGTTCGGGATCCCCGCAGCAGTCGATGCGGGAACTATTCACATCGACACCGTTTCGTCCGTCCATATTGAAAACCTGAATCTATTGCCTGGGCGAATGAGCAATTACTTCCCTGGCACTGCACAGCGAACCCCAAGAGTGAACTAA
- a CDS encoding GIY-YIG nuclease family protein: MFAIPEGLEPMRYMMNWQDARYWCHFVANRPYVYAICYPTGLPFYVGKGRAERLIQHGHFLREELVRGGVPRDEKERVIKGLHVANHEEMHVILALCDRDAEAYRLEAMIIATWGRRANGGMLTNADEGVLTQVPESWVIPEPPAIAVNNPNCNGGMWVKHPKINPRAPTHRGVIISCPVCREECMHRGGQATEDVRCPYCHHFFSVDGERLLQHWYANRPKLGQVTKFEEPDVEYSCIAAEPVPAETRAPEVHSERSLRHIKRFWRR; encoded by the coding sequence ATGTTTGCTATCCCTGAGGGGCTCGAGCCGATGCGGTACATGATGAACTGGCAGGATGCTCGCTATTGGTGCCACTTTGTAGCGAACCGGCCGTACGTCTACGCAATCTGCTATCCAACGGGATTGCCTTTCTACGTGGGGAAAGGTAGAGCTGAACGATTGATTCAGCATGGCCACTTCCTGCGCGAGGAGCTTGTTCGCGGTGGCGTTCCTCGGGATGAGAAGGAGCGGGTGATTAAGGGGCTGCACGTAGCCAACCACGAAGAGATGCACGTGATTCTTGCTTTGTGCGATCGTGATGCAGAGGCGTACCGGCTTGAAGCGATGATTATTGCCACTTGGGGGCGCAGGGCAAACGGAGGGATGCTCACCAATGCTGATGAAGGCGTTTTGACTCAAGTTCCTGAGAGTTGGGTAATCCCTGAACCACCGGCGATTGCGGTCAACAATCCAAACTGCAACGGTGGCATGTGGGTGAAACATCCCAAGATCAACCCTCGAGCGCCAACGCACCGCGGCGTCATCATCTCCTGCCCCGTTTGCCGAGAAGAGTGCATGCACCGTGGCGGGCAAGCTACCGAGGATGTCCGTTGCCCCTACTGCCACCACTTCTTCAGTGTTGATGGCGAACGGCTTCTGCAGCACTGGTACGCAAACAGGCCAAAGCTTGGGCAAGTAACCAAGTTCGAGGAGCCTGATGTGGAGTATTCCTGTATCGCAGCAGAGCCGGTACCCGCTGAAACTCGAGCGCCGGAGGTGCATTCAGAACGATCGCTGCGACACATTAAGCGGTTTTGGCGGCGCTGA